The Phycisphaeraceae bacterium genome segment CAGAAGTCCCCGACCCAGTTCTCGATGGTTTCGCGGGTGTAGGGCGTAAGGGGCATGGCGCGGTGTCGGGCTTGGACAACTCTCAGCGGTTGACGGGATCACAGATGACGAAGCACGGCGTCAACCTCGTCGGGCGAGCCGATGACCAGTGGCGTCCGCTGGTGGATGCTGGTGGGAACGATGTCGAGGATGCGATCGGGTGATGGACCCTCACCCTGCCCTCTCCCGCCCCCGGAAGAAGAGGGTTCAGGACCGGCGGAACCCGTCACGGCTCTGCCCCCCGCCTGCTCGATGATCATGGCCATGGGGTTGGCCTCGTACATCAGGCGCAGTTTGCCTTCGGGGTTCTTCTTCGTGGGCGGGTACAGGAAGACGCCGCCCTTCATCAGCGTGCGGTGGACATCCGCCACCATCGACCCGATGTAGCGCAGCGAATAACCCTGACGGTGCGCCCAGTCGAGGTAGCGGGTGTAGCCCTCGGGGAAGGTATCGCGGTAGCCCTCGTTGACCGAGTAGGTGGCGCCGGATCGCGGAATGCTGATGTTCCGCTTGACCAGCACGAACGACCCGATGGCCTGGTCAAGCACGAACATGTCCACACCCGACCCGGTGGTGAGCACGAAGACGGTGGAGGAGCCGTAGAGGATGTACCCCGCCGCCACCTGGCGCGAACCGGGCTGGC includes the following:
- the fbp gene encoding class 1 fructose-bisphosphatase; protein product: MPTITETPVTSEADHAVTRPRFTRDNLATLQGHILAEEEKHPQAKGDLSWILSAMSLAAKTIANKVRRARIEDVLGDHGEANIHGEGQQKLDVIANEILLRCLGARPSVAVVASEEDEEPTIIRRGHEGGKYCVIFDPLDGSSNLDVCVSVGTIFSILRNDPTIPGAVETLCQPGSRQVAAGYILYGSSTVFVLTTGSGVDMFVLDQAIGSFVLVKRNISIPRSGATYSVNEGYRDTFPEGYTRYLDWAHRQGYSLRYIGSMVADVHRTLMKGGVFLYPPTKKNPEGKLRLMYEANPMAMIIEQAGGRAVTGSAGPEPSSSGGGRGQGEGPSPDRILDIVPTSIHQRTPLVIGSPDEVDAVLRHL